The Flavobacterium piscisymbiosum genome includes a region encoding these proteins:
- the apaG gene encoding Co2+/Mg2+ efflux protein ApaG, with amino-acid sequence MVSQITRGIKISVLTSFEGTYFKNYKIHFAFSYVVTIENHSKDSVQLTSRHWEIFDSLNDLEVVDGEGVIGKKPVLKPGENHTYSSGCLLSSPYGAMKGYFNMINFTSTKTFKVIVPTFRMCAPFALN; translated from the coding sequence ATGGTTTCTCAGATAACAAGAGGCATAAAAATATCTGTTTTGACTAGTTTTGAAGGTACTTACTTCAAGAACTACAAGATCCACTTTGCTTTTAGTTATGTAGTTACAATCGAAAATCACAGCAAAGATTCAGTTCAGTTAACTTCTCGTCACTGGGAAATATTTGATTCTTTAAACGATCTTGAAGTTGTAGACGGAGAAGGCGTTATTGGTAAAAAACCGGTTTTGAAACCTGGAGAAAATCACACTTATAGCTCAGGTTGTCTATTGTCATCTCCTTATGGTGCAATGAAAGGTTATTTTAATATGATCAATTTTACCTCTACAAAAACATTCAAAGTAATTGTTCCTACTTTTAGAATGTGTGCTCCTTTTGCTTTAAACTAA